In Phoenix dactylifera cultivar Barhee BC4 chromosome 1, palm_55x_up_171113_PBpolish2nd_filt_p, whole genome shotgun sequence, the genomic stretch CCCTCTCTCCAACAGCCCCCACCATGATCCAACAGATCGCTGACCCTGTGTTTAGCTAGCCTCGCCATGTCCACTGTGGTCAGTAGCCGACTAATCGATAGCTCAGTGACCCAGCTATCCTCCAGGACATCAATCGACCGGAAATCACCAACAACCCATCTAATCTCTGAAAGCACCAGTATGGCTCTagcacacatctccctccaaACCGATGATCGATGACGACCCTCATGAGTGCCAGGTGGTAGACTatcatacttggccctcatcaaggAAGACCACATACTGTCAGGCTCCAGCACAAATCTGGCAGCGTGTCGGGCCGCTAGAGCCTCCCGTCTCGACATTAGAGACTGCATCCCCAAACCTCTGTGCCTGGTCGGTGAACAAACAACCTCCCAAGCCAGCAAATGTATACCCCCCTGCCACTACCCCTCCCCCATAGAAAATTTCTGAACAGCTACTCAATAACCCTAAGAGTTGTCACTGGAATGAAGGAGTTAGAAAGCAGATAGACAGGAATAGAGGTGAGCACAGACCGCACCAAGATAATCCTGCCCATCATAGATAATATGTGCATCTGCCAATCCTCTAACCTGTGTTGAATACCGAGCTCAAGGGAGGAGCAATCCGTGGGGCGCAGACGCCGACCCGTGGGTGGGACCCCCAGGTATATCAGTGTACTCTCCTGCTCCCCCACTCCCAAATTCTCTCGAATGGATATCTTCAAAACTGGTCTGCTCTTCGGGCTGAAACATAAAGCTGACTTAGTCAAACTGACCCGTTGATCCGAAGCTGCACAATAATCTCGAACAATCCTCCAAATAACCCGAGCAGACTGCCTCATCGACCGGGCTAGCAATAAGCAATCATCGGCAAAGAGCAAATGCGAGATCGGGGTGGCACCCGACATAGGTCTGTAAACCTCTAACTCCTAAGCATGCACTGCGTGTCGAAGAGCGCGGGAGAGTGCgtatgctgaaatgataaagagTAATGGAGAGAGGGGACACCCCTGACGCAGCCCTCCTGAAGACTCAAAAAATCGATATGGTGTCCCGTTCATCCCCCACAGGTGTTGAAGTTAGTAGATGACTTGTTATACTATTTGAGGGACTCCATGAGGCGACCAAGCTTGATTGAAGAGGGGATCAAGAGGGTATATCTGGCTTATCACATTTGGTTGGACAGAAATGTCTGTATATTTGAGAGCAGTAGGTCGGCgccgaggatggtggtggacaggatttgttgcccagagatggtcacccaagagggggggtgaattgggtgttttaaaacttttgtctaattaaaaaaataaaacacataaatgtatgagctaaagctaaaataaagctatgaagacaaacaatcgcaaacacaagcttttatagtggttcggagcctccactgctcctacatccactccccaaagcacctttgggaatttccactataatccacgattacagtacggtagttttgcgagttcactacccaactcgttgttttacaccgggctaacaacaaaccctataacccccaatttcacttaggcttgggacgcctttcccttgttccaagtcccttgactggaacaagcaccacaatgaaaggttttacaaaggattgaaaagctctaaataagcaaatatgacaatgataaacaatagaacccggaagcaaatatagccgttagagataaagtaaaagagatttgaaattcaaaccaaacctgcaaaagttgtcagtcgcgtcccaggcgctccggagacgtctccgcttcaacgcgagacgtctcggctgtataaatttacttttcactttgtttggggtcgactcggcactttacggggacgactctggaattgtattgtttgaatccttgtttttctgtttttctgagagggtcgtctctgtactttacggggacgtctcggcttgtttgcactttttgcatggggacgactccgctgccttggggacgactccgctgttataactccgaaaaacatgtcttctggaattctctgagagagtcgactccgctctttcaggggacgtctccgctgccttatcaccgaaaatgacatcctctggaaaaccctgagagagccgactccgctacctcggggacgactcggaaagtctgctttttacttgcggggacgactccgcgtacggtggggacgtctcgcgcatatctcttgaaaattgcctttctgccgccactgagagagtcgactccgctactgagagagtcgactccgctatcgcggggacgacccggcaggtgccggggacgtctccagacgtgccagttcttcctgtttgtgccagagacgtctctgagacaacccggagacgtctcggctgtccctgaactttttctttcatctcaaaaattctttaataagtccttaaaaaatcatgggaacttgcctagacatttcttaacaatattcttaataaaatacatgaaatcctcaattaaattgttaagataaatggaattatactctagtattttgtattcatcaaaatccattagggggtcaacaatctccccctttttgatgatgacaaaacactgagtatatgcaaaattcgaaatttaaacatatacacagtatttgatcagatgtacaagcataatattttgattagagctagatacagtgtgcataattcaaaatagtcaattttcagttctatcattatgcataagattgatctttatagctcttaagcaattttagcatatcaaccgaatttgaattaagttaaaatttgaaagctaagttctttttgactccccctttcttttccagaagggcaattatctaaaagccaatatttttcaattttatcttttttaattcaactttggagtatgaatttcgtattttgcattccaatgtatccaatatccatattggttctactcttggttctactcccccttctatatatctactccccctttttgtcatcaacaatgaaggggacaaattatccttccatgaactactcaaggagattcaagttgtgctccccctgtccaagttatttctattaaagaattttagtcattcatatcactccccctttgttttggaattcatttcagactcctctttttgtttaacatagttatcacaagatgtgctccccctgtgtcatatgcatggataagttgtgttgaatttgaatacttaaggtatgttatgagatttttatggcacatcacaagaaacacatacacagtcacagaatcacatacacagtagcacatacacaaggtttcaaaagaaattgtattcatgtattattgtaaacctttgaagtcagtacatagttaaaagaagaaatcattacaagtattgatttctactacaaaaagtgtttcaaaatagcctagggtatacaaaaagaagatccctagatgtctacaaaaagttccttatcggcgacgttgctcataagccctacaagctgcatctataaatgcattgattgaatccattagggtcttgaactgatctccctgtgacttatggaaggctgccacgagtgcttcaaattctatggttgccatttcaattcttcctctaagttgggcaaccaaggtgcccacatttccttctgggcttgtcaactctttaagactctttgaaatggtcttcaagctgtcctttagctcaattgatctgaatgtttgggtggcacccacaccaactatttcttgcgttgtagcttcaatttgagctctaattttcttcagctcttgtagaagcccttcatgtgaagctctgatgggggctaactcagtagagatcatggatctcatttcctccctcatctgctggcaaatgacagatgctaaggtacgcatctggtcttctgataggaaggagggcccactgactggaggaggtggtggcatggatgtggaaggtccagctgagctggagggtatattagggaaatccatgtggctgggtggaggagagtggtggtcagactcctgatgtgggatctcaggctctagggtttgagcttttctttttggtatcttgacccaagacccatctaccttttgaaactccattcttcgcattgtgccctcattatagtagtcggtgtttctcaagagttttgcaggttcattttcgggaatgtgaaccttaaagtgtttaaatactagggtaaatatcatgccatagggtatactaaacctagaatacctatgacatagagcaatgtagtttaacatgagtctagggaggtttagaggaatccctagtaggatatggtgcatgataactaaatctcgctccgaaacaaaatcgaagcgatcggttttaggaaacaagacccggttgacaatacttaaaagtaatctcatctcggcatttaggtcttgtgagttcactacatcaagagggccgcagtcctctcgtcctaaaagtaagtttagggctatttccctttggggatgtgaggttggagcctcaccgtccttagggatttgcaaaacagtggataagatgtcctcattaatttctactaatgtcccccggacatatgcagtgtaccctaagtcccctaaagccatattactaaacatttctctaacaaggccggggtaggttgaggtattgagggtacaaaggtgctcccacccttgggctcggagtctctctccaatagagaacccctcattatttagaaaatgaaaatctatgtacctcccggttgttactgtgcgatttgcacaagAAATGGttgtggtcggcggagcaaccggaggagacggcgcggaaggttcttccctccgttcctcaccgtcggccgctgccctaggaagcctcccaccagtcctcctagctcttttgggtgccattgaatggaaatcctagggaaatgaggagaaagaggctagggtttgtgttggagaaaaatggaggctagggtttttgtttttgtcggggatgaaagggaaagctcgggtcggctcgagctgtttcgacctatttaaaaacactcgttcggtccccgagacgtctccgtgactaaggcgagacgtctcgcctggggggacatctctgcgatttgccagagacgtctccggcactgaaaaatttcagactgaattctatcttttctcaattttttatttaatcaccctaatcaacatgatttcttttgataaacacagagtgaatttgtttgtgatcctcccccttaataatacatcctataataatttgataatgatttttgaattattaatattgaaatgaggaatgtttgaccaaatttcgaatacctataaaataggctctgaaaatatctccatgaagagtccaagggagggtaaccatcctccgaaaagtcaaacagttcgtcatttagcttagatgaattcatgctttcacttatgtttaccttgaggtggattactagtttgagtagcaaagctatgcaatacaagttcaatttatttgctaggatcatacaagctcaaagcattccttaagaagttgaatctatctttacaaaggggctttgtaaagatatcggccaattgattttcagtacatacatattcaatcatcacatcatttttcagcacatgatccctaataaaatgatgcctaatctctatatgctttgacttagagtgttggacaggattttttgttaaattaattgcacttgtattatcacatttaattggtatattatccattttgatgccgaagtcttcaagttgttgcttaatccaaagaacttgggcacaacagcttccagctgcaatgtactcagtctcagctgtggacaaggcaactgaattttgtttcttgctaaaccaggaAACCAAATTTgcacctaagaattgacatgtgccacttgtgctttttctgtcgagtttgcacccggcaaaatcagcatcggaataagcaattaaatttatgtcagattgtttagaataccataagcctacattagatgtccctaccagatatctaaaaattcttttaacagcttgcaagtgtgattccttaggacatgcttggtatctagcacacatacaaacactgaataatatatctggtctactagtagtaaggtaaagtaatgagcctatcatacctctgtacaatttgcagtctatacttttacctttttcatctttgtcaagcttgcaacttgagcccatgggtgtgctgatttcctttgcatccttcatcttgaatttttccaacatttccttgacatatttggactgactgatgaagatgccttcctctgattgttttatttgtagcccaaggaagaagttgagctcacccatcatgctcatttcaaattctccctgcataagcttggcaaactcttgacaaagactatcattagtagcaccaaaaattatatcatccacataaatttgtacaagcagtaagtcatttccttttcttttaatgaagagggttttgtctacatttcctctcttaaatttgttttcaattaggaaattacttaatctttcgtaccatgccctaggggcttgcttaagtccatacaatgctttatgcaatttatacacataatctggatgtaagtgattttcaaaacctggaggttgtcctacataaacttcctccattatataaccatttaaaaacgcactttttacatccatttgatagagtttaaaatccatgaagcatgcatatgccaaaagcagtctaatagcttctaacctagcaacaggagcaaaagtttcatcgaaatctattccttcctcctgattatagcctttggccactagcctagctttgtttcttattactattccatcttcatctagtttatttctatatacccatttggtgcctataattgaaacattagggggtcttttcattaaagtccaaacttcatttctttcaaattggtttaattcctcttgcatagcattcatccaattatcatctttttcagcttcttctagtgatttaggctcgatttgtgtaacgaatgcaagataattactagtatttcttagagaggatcttgtccttaccccttgtgagggatcaccaaggattagatcccttggatgaccatgtgcatacctccattccttaggaagatcttgatttctcaacggaggttggtcttcttcttcatcttgctgaattgtatcttctttgatctcatcctcttgttgtttgtcttgtatggagaattccttcattgggtcttcaagtatacctgcatcaccatcttcttcttttctaggagaatctccattagcttcatcaaaaacaacatgaatgaattcttcaacaacgagagttctcttgttgaagaccctgtatgctctactagatgaggaataacctaagaagatcccctcatctgatttagcactaaatttgcttagattgtcctttccattatttaaaataaagcatcgacaaccgaaaacatgaaaatagcttatatttggtttcttaccttttattaactcataaggtgttttcttcaagatggatctaactaatgcacggtttaaaatgtgacatgcagtatttattgcttcagcccaaaaatattttggtagatctgattcgcacaacatggtacgagccatatctgctagtgtgcgattcttcctctctaccaccccattttgttggggtgtcctaggtgccgagaaattgtgattgataccattttcgtcacaaaacttttcaaagtgctgattttcaaactcggtaccatgatcactcctaattgcttttagtttaagattgagttcattcgaaactctattatgaaacttgataaaagcgggaagggactcatctttatgtgcaagaaatgaaacccatgtaaaacgtgaaaaatcatcaacaattacaagaccaaatttcttaccccctagactagcagttctagtgggtccaaacaaatccatgtggattagttctaagggttttgttgttgagactatgtttttagacttgaaagagcttctcgtttgtttccctaattgacatgcagcacaaattttgttcttttcaaaatctatctttggtagtcctttgactagatcttttgtaatcaatttagaaactaaatccatgctagcatgtcctaacctacgatgccataaccaactagtctcattgactttgggactcatggctacaagacattggccatccttcatggtgagatcatcaagatcaaccatgtaaacatttccatgcctatgtcctgtgagtatgatctcattgtcaattggactactaattatgcatagtgatgattcaaatgacactttaaatcccttgtcacaaaattgacttatacttaatagattatgttttagtccattaactaacaatacattgtcaataaaagaggagggtgaaatggagattttaccaacaccaatgatttgacctttagcattgtctccaaatgtgactactcctccttcttttgatttcaaagtgacgaagagactcttgtcaccggtcatatgccttgagcaaccactatcaagataccacattctccttttattcccggctgcaaggcatacctgcaaaatgatcatgtgaagctcttaggtacccaagttttcttgggtccttcgtggttagtgtagttggttcccttaggcacccatactttagttatgtttttagctttcacaaatgtactcttgttagtttggatctttctttgaatacaacagtaggctttatgtccattctttccgcaatgaaagcatgtaggtttttcagtttttacatcttttgcttttacaaagaaattctttagatacttttgttgtttgttagttttatatcctaatccggctttattaaaaatagctctttgatttgaaagaataagatttaatttttcagagctttgtgtgaatttttcaacaattggtttgtatttatgtacctcattcttaagatttaaattttctttaactagttcttccttatcctttttaagggattcaacattttgtgcaagtgaggtattattatcgagtagagattttacttttagatttaattccttaattagtgtttttcccgttttattttcaatgctaagttttaagtttctattttctaggtcaatggtgttaatatttttaacgctctccttctcaatcaataggttttcaatatcttctttcagtttttgattggaggcttttaactctttattctttgctcctaacatactacaatcacccataagttcttgaaaagcttcatacaattcttctaaagtaaaatttatagttgagttttgacatacctcgtcgtcttcgaatgccatgaagcacaaattggcggtctcttccttctcttcctcggaggatgatgtgtcactatcatcccatgttgctttcaatgccttcttcttcttctttccaaaaaacttcttttgttgagggcattcggaacgaatgtgtcccggtctcttgcaatcgtagcatatgattgggtctctttctttttctttttctttttcccaatcatttctccctccaaactttttccttggaaagagtttctttttcctcatgaattttttaaacttcctaactatcaaacccaagtcctcgtcctcactttcttcctcactctcactactttcttcttcacacacactcgaagtagccttgagtgcaattgtctttttctttggcaaatcatcttcatgttgcttcatcgtgagctcatgcgtcatcaatgagcccaaaagttgttctagccccaaggtgttgaggtctttggcttctacgatcgccgtgacctttgcttcccatgctttcggcaaagacctgagaattttacttacaagttccggattagtataagatttacccaaactctttagaccattaattatatcggtaaagcgtgtaaacatgcatgtgatggtttcattgggtttcatc encodes the following:
- the LOC120113034 gene encoding uncharacterized protein LOC120113034 — protein: QATNRPPLFNGTNYTYWKTRMRIFIQAQDYALWRVIVKGPQEPSHMVNGIQVPKPEEDWNENDDRMAQLNSRAMNSLFCALDVNEFNRVSTCSSAKKIWDRLEVTHEGTNQVKESKVNILVHKYELFKMKPNETITCMFTRFTDIINGLKSLGKSYTNPELVSKILRSLPKAWEAKVTLDSGCSRHMTGDKSLFVTLKSKEGGVVTFGDNAKGQIIGVGKISISPSSFIDNVLLVNGLKHNLLSISQFCDKGFKVSFESSLCIISSPIDNEIILTGHRHGNVYMVDLDDLTMKDGQCLVAMSPKVNETSWLWHRRLGHASMDLVSKLITKDLVKGLPKIDFEKNKICAACQLGKQTRSSFKSKNIVSTTKPLELIHMDLFGPTRTASLGGKKFGLVIVDDFSRFTWVSFLAHKDESLPAFIKFHNRVSNELNLKLKAIRSDHGTEFENQHFEKFCDENGINHNFSAPRTPQQNGVVERKNRTLADMARTMLCESDLPKYFWAEAINTACHILNRALVRSILKKTPYELIKGKKPNISYFHVFGCRCFILNNGKDNLSKFSAKSDEGIFLGYSSSSRAYRVFNKRTLVVEEFIHVVFDELEAIRLLLAYACFMDFKLYQMDVKSAFLNGYIMEEVYVGQPPGFENHLHPDYVYKLHKALYGLKQAPRAWYERLSNFLIENKFKRGNVDKTLFIKRKGNDLLLVQIYVDDIIFGATNDSLCQEFAKLMQGEFEMSMMGELNFFLGLQIKQSEEGIFISQSKYVKEMLEKFKMKDAKEISTPMGSSCKLDKDEKGKSIDCKLYRGMIGSLLYLTTSRPDILFSVCMCARYQACPKESHLQAVKRIFRYLVGTSNVGLWYSKQSDINLIAYSDADFAGCKLDRKSTSGTCQFLGANLVSWFSKKQNSVALSTAETEYIAAGSCCAQVLWIKQQLEDFGIKMDNIPIKCDNTSAINLTKNPVQHSKSKHIEIRHHFIRDHVLKNDVMIEYVCTENQLADIFTKPLCKD